The Pangasianodon hypophthalmus isolate fPanHyp1 chromosome 23, fPanHyp1.pri, whole genome shotgun sequence genome includes the window TGTCTTCAAATAAGGGATTTTACTTTTACCGCTGTTGAGTGACACTTCTGTGTGATGTCTCCTTtggaaaacatttcttttccttGCTTTCTTCAGAGTGAGGAGCCAAGGAGCGATGAGGGGCAATTAAAGCACCCATGGAAGAATCATTAACTatatgtgtataatgagtgCAAATAAACACCAAAACATGACCATTTTaaccacatttatttataacaactTTCAGGAAAAATGGCTCTACTTCTCGCCCTGCTGTTGGTCCGGCATGCTTCTGATGATGTCTGAATCGCCTGTGAAGAGAAGATGCAGATCAAAACTTAGTTAAATCTTTGGACTTAGATTCGACTTTGAGTGAACATTACCTAACAGTAACTACTAAAAGCAAGTACCACGTAGTTGTGACTGGTCACTGAAAAAACTATGACCAACAGGGAGTGGGTTAGGAATAGGCTCCCTACAAAATTACTGCGCCAAACTGtagatgctgctgctgcagctgaaAACAAGTGTTTCAGATTACTGTGAATGAGGTGACATTTACGTACCGGGGTCAATGATGGCCAGCGTGCACACCCTGTAGTATTTACCACAGGCTGTGCCAAGCTCAATGTTGTTTCCACTGTAGTGGTGGACACCAGTCTTGGCCAACATGGCGTAGTATTCGATTTCTGATTtcctgtaagaaaaaaaaccaaaaagacAGTTAATCTCAACTCCAAACTGATACTCTGACTTTAAACTTGTACTGAACTCAGAGGCCATATTGTCTACAGCTACTTATTCCACACATGTACAACAATCTAAAATACAACTACAACGCCAAAATCATCTGCAACTTGCATATCCTGTTGACACTACCAATTTCTCAGCCAACTGAAAGCTAGAGGCATGAcccataaaacacaaaaaaaaattaaatgcacttATTTAAATTTCCTGAATTTCCTGAAATGAAGTTTCCTGAAACTTCTTTATTCCAACGTCAATTCACATGACACAAATTCTAGGTAGTCTGATTACTGTTAGTgttcattcatatatatatatgaataaacaCTAACAGTAATCAGACTACCTAGAATTTGTggcatatatgcatatatatatatatatatatatatatatatatatatatatatatatatatatatatatatatatatatatatatatatatatatataaaaaactagCTTTTCCGAGCCATCTTCAAACTCGGGAGTTTATATAAACATGTTAGCTGCATGAATACAACTACAAAAGGGTTTTAACGTGAAAGCTGGTGGTGAGATTGTAACACCTGGTTTAGTCTCGTATCTGATCTTTAGTCCTggctttcatttattaaatccAATCATAACCTGAATCATTCAAGACAGAGGAACACTCAAATCAAATAATACCCAGACTAGTAGCCTGATACTTTAAATCTTCCTATGTACACAAATACATgacactgtgt containing:
- the rpl30 gene encoding 60S ribosomal protein L30 — protein: MVAAKKTKKSLESINSRLQLVMKSGKYVLGYKQSQKMIRQGKAKLVILANNCPALRKSEIEYYAMLAKTGVHHYSGNNIELGTACGKYYRVCTLAIIDPGDSDIIRSMPDQQQGEK